The Natrarchaeobaculum sulfurireducens genome segment CATCAGTTTCCTCGTCTTTATCTTCCTCATCTCCACTGTTCTCATCAGCTTCCCCGTCCTCGCTCTCCTCATCCGCTTCTCTTTCCCCATCTCCACCGTTCTCATCAGCTTCCCCATCCTCACCCCTCTCATCGGCTTCCCCGTCCTCACCCTCCTCATCTGCTTCCCCGTCCTCACCCTCCTCATCTGCTTCCCCGTCCTCACCCTCCTCATCTGCTTCCCCGTCCTCACCCTCCTCATCTGCTTCCCCGTCCTCACCCTCCTCATCTGCTTCCCCGTCCTCACCCTCGTCATCTGCTTCCCCATCCTCACTCTCCTCATCTGTTTCCCCATCCTCACCCTCCTCATCTGCTTCCCCGTCCTCACCCTCCTCATCTGCTTCCCCGTCCTCACGCTCGTCACCGGTTTCTCCGTCCTCACCCTCGTCATCTGCTCCCCCATCCTCACCCCCCTCATCGGTTTTCCCGTCCTCACCCTCGTCACCGGCTTCTCCATCCTCACTCTCCTCATCAGCTTCCTCGTCGTCTCTCTCGAGTTCCGTGACGGGATCAGGAAAAGTATCGGCCGTCGAGATTTCACCAGAGGCGTTCTCGGAGTCAGTAAACAGCGCTAGAGTTCCAGCACTGCCAACGAAGACACTCACCAGAACGATCACAGAGATCACGATCGTAAGTCGCTTCATTCGTCTGCCTCCAGTTCGGTAGCTAGCGTATCGTCTTCGGCTGCCGCCACGTCACTTCCTTCGACGCCGGTCACCTCTGGTTCTCCAGCGGGAGTCTGTGTCCCCTCGACAGAGGTTACACCCGAGGACGTCGGTTCATCACTCTGTTCTGAATCGTCGGGAGCGTCGACGCCGGATGCAATTGGCCTGTCGTTCGAGAGAAGCCACTCGAACGCCTCGTCTTCAACATCGACTGAAGTGTCGCTTTCGGCCGCCTCAGTCTCCGGTGGGGCCAATTCGGTAGAATACCTTGCTAACAGCCACATACTACCAAGCCCAAGCATCGAGAACGTCGCGGCAAATGCGGCAGTGAGCGAAACAGCTGTCGGCAACTGGATCGCTACGTAGATGCTATAGGGTACAACCAGTACCAGTATCCCAAGCGTGATCGTGAGATCTTCCACATGAACCGTAACCTCCTCATCAGAACCAGCGACATCAGCCGAGTTCGAGCCCGGGTCACTCTCGAGTTGAGTTGGGCCGGAATCGGGTGTTGGGTTGCCGGAAGCGGTCGTCGCGTTTGACGCTACGATCGACTTGCTAAACGCAATTGCTTCAGTGACCAACAGAAGGGCAACAGGAAGACCAACGAGTACCACGAGTCCCACTGGGGTCCCCCCGAACTGGATAACATATCCGATCAGTGGGATCGTAAAGATGACCGAGCCGAGTACGTTCTCCGGTGGGACGAGTGATGCGTCTGGTTCTGGATTTGCATCACCCTGTGTTTCGAACGCTACTGCACCATTGTGCTCTTGGCGGTCGATCACCCGATGGGTGACTGGTACCTCTTCGCCCTCTTCGGCGAACGTGATGACGTTACCCTCTTCGATCGACTCTGGATCGGTCTCCTGGACAACGACGACATCTCCCGGTGAGATCTCCGGTTCCATACTTCCCGACAATACGACAAAACTGTGGTCGGCGCCGACAGCCCCAGGAACAGTATAAACAAAAAACGGCGCTACAACCGCAATCAGCAGAAGAAGTCCAGCGATGTCGAAAATTCGTCGAAATCTCATTCAGAATCACTCTCGAGTTCGCTACAGCACACCCAAACCGTAATATGGCTAATTCCGTGTGCCTCAGCCGGGGTAGCTGACTCAGCAGTGAACAATTCCCCACGGGTTCGCGTCGTTGGCGGGTCGATCTCCTCTACGTTCGAGGCCGGGCCTGGTTCGTCACTGGGTCCTCCGCGAATATCGGCCTTACACAACGGCGGTGCGTCCTGCTCGTGTCCGCCTTTCAGGAGCCGAAAGCTGGCACCGACGGTATCGCCGTCCGCTTTTTGTGTTACCGTCAACACCTCGAGTTCGTACTCGTTCTCGTCGACGTCGACGTCGCACTCCTCGGCGTAGAGTTCGTCTACATCGTAGGTTCCGGGCTCGAAATTGTTACCTCGGCCTTGAGGGTCGAACTTCGCAAACTCGATACAGTCGGACTCAGGGCAGTCGAGTTCCCGACACTCCTCGGTTGCCGTCGCAAACGGATCCTCGACCTCGTCTTCCTCAACTGCTCGACACTGCTCAGCGAAGAAATCGAACGATAGTTCTGTCATCAGATCGGCAGTCCAGTCCGCCTCATCAGGAAGTTCGTAGTCCAGTTTGAGCGTTACCTCATCGGCTGGAAACAGACAGGCATCGCTGTCGTCATCGCCGTTTCCGTCGTCGAACTGGTTGTCGAGACGGGTACCACCGCTCAACTCGTCTCGCAACTCGGTGAGTGAACCGCCCGAAAACACCGTTGTAGTGGCATCATTTCGTTGGAAAGTGAGCGCTGTGACTTCCAAAGCGTCTCCCAGCGGGTCGACCACCGGTGGACAGGCCGTTTTAACCCACAGTCGAGATGGATTCCCTTCGACCGAAATATCGAACGTTTCTGAACCGCCAGTACCGGGTTCAAGGGGGTCAATACCGACGTCTATACCGTTTTTGCCGCCCGAGCACGAACCACAACTAATCTCGAGCGAGACCTTACCGGCCTGAATCGAGATAGCCGATGACTCTCGATCGGCCAACTGGGAGGCGGTCACGCCGGTGGTCGCGCCGAGTACGCCCGTCCCAGCGACGGCCCCCAACAGCTTTCGCCGAGTTAATTCCAGAGAGTCGTTGGTCATGTGATTAACTTCAATTGTGCCCGGGTGCTCGATGGCCGGTAGATGCGTTCAGATAGTCGACGGAAAGGAGCCACGGCACTCTTCGGACGCGTACCGATTGTGCGAAATCGCTCACAGCTGTTGACAGCGAGCTGTTCCGCTCGCGACGTCTCCTGTCGCTAGATGCCCGATCAGTTGTTGGCGGGTCTACCGGTGGTACAGGAGATTCCCCACTCCGCGATACCATCTGATTCCAACTCAGTGTAAATTCAATAATAAGAATACGTTGCATACTAAATCTCTGAAAGTAGTATGACAGTATTGCCATAATTCAAACACCGGTTATATAGGCTGAACTTTGGCTTTTGTGCCATCGAAGACAAATATACATACCGAATGTGCCATTAGCATGGTCTGGCAGCAAGTTCGAGATCGAACTCGAGTGACGCTCCCTGAGCGGTGTTGATGTTTTCTTGACCCGTCGGGAACGCCCACTCGAAGGTGAACGCGACATCGTCGTCGATACACTCTCCGAGAATGGCGCCCTCTTCGAGAACAGCAACGACGTCTCCGAACGTCCCCTTGGCAAGCAGCGGCTCGCCGATATCACGAACGCCGTTCTGTCCACCAAGCGAATCGACCCCCAGGATCCCCTCGTCCTGCCAGAATTTGGCGTGAAGAAACTCCTCGAGACCGGGTTCATTTGCCCCCCTCGTCACCTCGAGTGAAACCTCTAGTTGAACCGGTTCTTCGAACCCGTTTTGTACGTTCATCACGACGAGGCCGGAGTCACCGGGGAGAACGTTTCCGAACGAGAACGAAGGTCCGTCCGTGTCGAACGTAGCCGTCCCACCGGTCGGATCGATGATTTCCGCGCCGTTGTAGACTTCTTGCCACTCGAGGGTGAGTGCGGCTTCGTCCTCACCGGTGCTTTCGGCAAGGGTAGTATCCGGTGTCAGTCGGGGTTCGATCGTGGCTGACTTGGTTAGCGTTTGACGTGGTTCTGTAAAGAAACTCATGCCACCAACGATCAGGGTGCTTGCTCCAGCGGTAGCGGCCACGAGCAGCTTTCGTCGAGAGAGGTCGTCGGTGTCCATAGTCGATGTACGTGTCGAGGAAACCCACCGACGGAATCGAACCGCCGAACACCAGTGTGGGTCAGTAGGTGGTGGAAATGGTAGTTGGATTAGAATCCAGCTGGACCCTCTGGCAGCTCGTTGTGTCGACACTGTTCGGTGTAGAACCCAAGGTCGAAACTGATCGATTGACCCTGAAGCTCGTTGATGTCGTCGACGTGTTCCGGCGAGGTGGTCGGGAGACACCATTCGAACGCGACACAGAACGTCTCCTCTTCGGGGAAGCAAAGCGGTGGCCTGTCCGCGGAACAGTACTCGAATTCGATGTGGCTGATTCCCCGAGGGTTGTTGCCTACTGGGTTTATAGACGGTGTCCGAACACCGTCCTGATCTCTCGTACAGCCACCAAACGTCACGAGGTCGTCTTCTTCTTCGTCGGGACCAGCTTTGATTCGCTTCGAACACATCCCGGCGACGTCAGAAGACACCACGCCCTCGTACTCGTCGAGGATCGCCCAGTCGTACTGGACGATCTCTTCGAGGTCTGCGTCTGTCCGGTTCTTCGCCAGCACTTCGTTGTCGTCTTCGTCTTTAAACAGGATGTTCGAGAATTGAACGACGAGTTGCGTGTCGTCTTCTCCAGGTGCTGCGAACAGGGCGATGATCTTCAGTTCGTCGCCTTCCTCGTAGCCGAGGATCTCCCCGTTTTCCATCTGCGCCTCGTCTTCGTCTTCGAATTCGATCTTATCCAGGTCTTCACAGACGACTTCGGACTCGGCCTCGAGCGCGTCGCCCCCGCCGACACCGGCGCCGTCGTAGACGTTGGGATCGAGGAGCCGACCGTCCGGGGTGATTCGATCCTGGACGAAGGTGTACAGATCGGTCGTCTCGAGGAGGGTCCGATCACCATCTTCCTCGTCGAACTCGTTGGTACATTCGAGATCGTACCAGGCCTTGACGTCGATCGCCTTCGCCAAGTCGTCGTCGAACTCATTGACCTGTCCGATCCACCAAATGTAGCCAGGGTTGTCACAGAGGTGGAGGCTGAACGTGACCTCCCCGCAGTCGCCGGGTTTGACGTCCTCGAGCTCGATAAGACTGT includes the following:
- a CDS encoding signal peptidase I, whose protein sequence is MRFRRIFDIAGLLLLIAVVAPFFVYTVPGAVGADHSFVVLSGSMEPEISPGDVVVVQETDPESIEEGNVITFAEEGEEVPVTHRVIDRQEHNGAVAFETQGDANPEPDASLVPPENVLGSVIFTIPLIGYVIQFGGTPVGLVVLVGLPVALLLVTEAIAFSKSIVASNATTASGNPTPDSGPTQLESDPGSNSADVAGSDEEVTVHVEDLTITLGILVLVVPYSIYVAIQLPTAVSLTAAFAATFSMLGLGSMWLLARYSTELAPPETEAAESDTSVDVEDEAFEWLLSNDRPIASGVDAPDDSEQSDEPTSSGVTSVEGTQTPAGEPEVTGVEGSDVAAAEDDTLATELEADE
- a CDS encoding SipW-dependent-type signal peptide-containing protein, whose translation is MKRLTIVISVIVLVSVFVGSAGTLALFTDSENASGEISTADTFPDPVTELERDDEEADEESEDGEAGDEGEDGKTDEGGEDGGADDEGEDGETGDEREDGEADEEGEDGEADEEGEDGETDEESEDGEADDEGEDGEADEEGEDGEADEEGEDGEADEEGEDGEADEEGEDGEADEEGEDGEADERGEDGEADENGGDGEREADEESEDGEADENSGDEEDKDEETDDGGSGEESGDGEAEEENGTEEADDEESGEEVDNEDGAGEASDEEGSDENSDEGDDF
- a CDS encoding SipW-dependent-type signal peptide-containing protein; this translates as MTKKIKLTRRKALAGIGAIGAASAGAGLGTSAFFSDREAFEGNTLTAGELDLRIDWQQLYFGPEANKPEIDFEPYGTAGYPFVNAHPDDNTDGMQSVDLSEFDDGTFADDSEIATYIGTFDNDDERNDGVAGFEKDDVIDGANVQEYITCETLENFEEPDDYDNGVRTQDSLIELEDVKPGDCGEVTFSLHLCDNPGYIWWIGQVNEFDDDLAKAIDVKAWYDLECTNEFDEEDGDRTLLETTDLYTFVQDRITPDGRLLDPNVYDGAGVGGGDALEAESEVVCEDLDKIEFEDEDEAQMENGEILGYEEGDELKIIALFAAPGEDDTQLVVQFSNILFKDEDDNEVLAKNRTDADLEEIVQYDWAILDEYEGVVSSDVAGMCSKRIKAGPDEEEDDLVTFGGCTRDQDGVRTPSINPVGNNPRGISHIEFEYCSADRPPLCFPEEETFCVAFEWCLPTTSPEHVDDINELQGQSISFDLGFYTEQCRHNELPEGPAGF